A portion of the Alistipes sp. ZOR0009 genome contains these proteins:
- a CDS encoding DUF4301 family protein yields MVLERDRSDIVALGLDLGVIEDQLKMFNEGFPFLFLQAPAIIGNGIIKVEEYLHAYYISKYEAYSGKIVKFVPASGAATRMFKSLYEAIGHFDKGTDCSFVFREYPDVKQFFDRIENFAFYPELKKLMDVNGIDLDVLNSQSCQAILSLVLEEVGLSYGSLPKGLIKFHSYDNGGRTAAAEHLSEGMAYAQTKDGKVFVHFTVSPQHLNLFKDEVGKATSALSESNVKFVVDYSIQKPETDTIAVNLDNTPFRDRDGKLVFRPAGHGALIENLNDIDGDLIFIKNIDNVVPDSLKGETIRYKKLLAGILLDVQSKLFKVLKSLTDGEIIDEDIISLLSLINEDSTTYKSMENAAKIDYVKKMLDRPIRVCGMVKNTGEPGGGPFIAINSEGHSSLQVVESSQIDLKSPEQKAIFDSSTHFNPVDLVCGVKRYDGSKFDLRNFRDPKTGFISVKSKDGRELKAMELPGLWNGAMSNWITLFVEVPIVTFNPVKTVNDLLRNEHQ; encoded by the coding sequence ATGGTTTTAGAACGGGATAGAAGCGATATTGTAGCATTAGGACTAGACCTTGGTGTGATTGAGGATCAGCTAAAGATGTTTAACGAAGGTTTTCCCTTTCTGTTTCTTCAAGCCCCAGCAATAATTGGAAATGGAATAATAAAGGTAGAAGAATATCTGCATGCTTATTATATTTCTAAATACGAGGCTTATAGTGGAAAAATTGTGAAGTTTGTTCCAGCTTCGGGTGCAGCAACCCGAATGTTTAAATCGCTATATGAAGCGATTGGACATTTTGATAAAGGGACGGATTGTTCATTCGTTTTCCGCGAATACCCTGATGTGAAACAGTTTTTCGATCGTATCGAAAACTTTGCATTCTATCCCGAACTTAAAAAACTGATGGATGTCAATGGTATTGACCTAGATGTGTTAAACTCTCAATCTTGTCAAGCTATACTTTCGTTGGTTTTAGAAGAGGTTGGTCTAAGCTATGGGAGTTTACCCAAGGGATTGATAAAATTTCATTCTTACGACAATGGAGGTAGAACTGCTGCTGCGGAGCATCTCTCAGAGGGAATGGCTTATGCCCAAACAAAGGACGGTAAAGTATTTGTTCATTTCACGGTTTCTCCTCAGCATTTAAATCTATTCAAGGATGAGGTGGGTAAAGCTACTTCTGCTTTATCAGAAAGTAATGTGAAATTTGTTGTTGACTATTCTATTCAAAAGCCAGAAACAGATACTATTGCAGTGAATTTGGACAACACCCCCTTTAGAGATCGCGACGGGAAACTTGTTTTTAGGCCTGCAGGTCATGGGGCGCTAATCGAAAACTTGAATGATATTGATGGTGATCTTATTTTTATAAAAAACATTGACAATGTTGTTCCTGATTCCTTGAAAGGAGAGACTATTCGTTACAAAAAATTGCTGGCTGGAATTTTGTTAGATGTTCAATCAAAACTTTTTAAGGTTTTGAAGTCTTTGACTGATGGTGAAATTATTGATGAAGACATCATAAGCTTACTGTCCCTCATTAATGAGGATAGTACGACCTATAAGTCGATGGAAAATGCCGCAAAGATAGATTATGTAAAAAAAATGCTCGACCGCCCAATTCGGGTTTGTGGAATGGTGAAGAATACAGGGGAACCTGGTGGTGGCCCTTTTATTGCCATCAATTCAGAAGGACATTCTTCCCTGCAGGTTGTCGAAAGTTCGCAAATTGACTTAAAATCTCCTGAGCAAAAGGCTATATTTGATAGTTCCACCCATTTTAATCCTGTAGATCTGGTGTGTGGTGTTAAACGTTATGACGGAAGTAAGTTTGATTTGCGAAACTTTAGGGATCCTAAGACTGGATTTATTTCTGTCAAAAGTAAGGATGGAAGGGAGTTGAAGGCGATGGAGTTGCCCGGTCTTTGGAATGGAGCAATGAGCAACTGGATTACGCTATTTGTGGAGGTTCCAATTGTAACATTTAATCCTGTAAAAACGGTAAATGACCTGCTAAGAAATGAGCATCAATAA
- a CDS encoding FprA family A-type flavoprotein, translating to MLKPQKVTGKIYWLGANDRKKHLFENMWPLPNGVAYSCYLIKDEKTALVDTIESGVSTEFVDKVEELLEGRTLDYLIINHMELDHSGEIKAIIQRYPNVKIVGNSKTFKVVEAYWGVTENLKQVEDGEELSLGYHHLKFVMTPWVHWPETMMTYDVTEQVLFSGDAFGSFGTLDGGVFDDEIEFAYYEEEMRRYFSNIVGKYANMVQKAFKKLDGVPVKAVCPVHGPVWRSNPEVVLGLYDRWSKMEAENGVVIIYASMYGNTEQIADHIARKIAEQGIKKIRIHDVSKTHISTLINEIWRYKGVILGSCAYNSEMFPLMENLTRELEHMGVKGRELGLFGSFSWNGGGVKNLKKFHESIGWNLVAEPVDIYGIPTADKYAQCDELALAMAEKLK from the coding sequence ATGCTGAAACCACAAAAAGTTACAGGTAAAATATATTGGCTTGGTGCCAACGATCGTAAAAAGCATCTTTTTGAGAATATGTGGCCACTTCCTAATGGTGTTGCCTATAGCTGCTATCTGATTAAAGATGAAAAAACGGCGCTAGTTGATACTATAGAATCAGGTGTATCAACCGAATTTGTAGATAAAGTAGAAGAGCTGCTGGAGGGACGTACGCTAGATTATCTTATCATTAATCACATGGAGTTGGATCATTCTGGTGAAATCAAGGCGATCATCCAGCGTTATCCGAATGTTAAAATAGTTGGTAATTCGAAGACTTTTAAGGTTGTAGAGGCATACTGGGGCGTTACGGAGAATCTTAAGCAAGTCGAGGACGGAGAGGAGCTATCTCTTGGATATCATCATTTGAAATTTGTTATGACGCCTTGGGTGCATTGGCCGGAGACGATGATGACCTATGATGTGACTGAGCAAGTTTTATTCTCGGGAGATGCCTTTGGCAGTTTCGGGACTCTTGATGGCGGAGTATTTGATGATGAGATTGAGTTTGCCTACTACGAGGAAGAAATGCGTCGTTACTTTTCGAATATTGTTGGGAAGTATGCGAATATGGTACAGAAGGCTTTCAAAAAGTTGGATGGAGTGCCTGTTAAGGCTGTTTGTCCGGTGCATGGTCCCGTTTGGCGATCAAATCCAGAAGTTGTTCTTGGTTTGTATGATAGATGGAGTAAAATGGAGGCCGAAAATGGGGTTGTGATTATATATGCCTCAATGTATGGTAACACGGAGCAAATTGCGGATCATATTGCTCGAAAAATTGCGGAGCAGGGCATCAAAAAAATAAGAATTCATGATGTTTCTAAAACCCATATATCTACGTTAATAAACGAAATTTGGAGGTATAAGGGAGTAATTCTGGGAAGCTGTGCATACAATAGCGAAATGTTTCCATTGATGGAAAATTTGACTCGAGAACTTGAACATATGGGTGTAAAAGGAAGAGAGTTAGGTTTATTTGGTTCATTTAGTTGGAACGGAGGAGGTGTGAAAAATCTCAAAAAATTCCACGAAAGTATTGGCTGGAATCTTGTTGCAGAGCCTGTTGATATTTATGGAATTCCAACGGCAGATAAGTATGCGCAATGCGATGAGTTGGCATTGGCAATGGCCGAAAAACTGAAATAA
- a CDS encoding thioesterase family protein, whose product MEFSLPVGLVFTSEKRVEFTDSAAHYGSGLVEVFATPAMIALMENAALNAVGSYLPEGFNTVGTEISSTHIKATPIGMLVKATATLTAVDGKKLTFDIVAEDEEGIIGKGTHSRFIIDTEKFMSKLTKK is encoded by the coding sequence ATGGAGTTTAGCCTACCAGTCGGTTTAGTGTTTACATCAGAGAAAAGAGTAGAATTTACCGATTCTGCAGCACATTATGGTTCTGGTTTAGTTGAAGTATTTGCTACGCCAGCGATGATTGCCCTTATGGAAAACGCGGCATTAAATGCTGTTGGTTCTTATTTGCCAGAAGGTTTTAATACTGTCGGTACAGAAATTTCTTCTACGCACATTAAAGCAACTCCAATTGGAATGTTAGTTAAGGCTACAGCAACGCTTACTGCGGTTGATGGTAAAAAACTGACATTTGACATTGTAGCAGAGGATGAAGAGGGGATTATTGGAAAAGGAACCCACTCGAGATTTATTATTGATACCGAAAAGTTTATGTCTAAGTTGACAAAAAAGTAG
- a CDS encoding 6-phosphofructokinase, which translates to MKRVMVVTGGGDCPGLNAVIRGIVKRAAQEKDWEVVGCIQAYDGILREPTEIKVLDEKSVAGIHVQGGTIIGTTNKGGPFAWPVKNADGTYSFIDRSDEMIRKIQYLGIDAVISIGGDGSQKISQSLFEKGLNVVGVPKTIDNDLSSTDYTFGFQTAVQIASDGIDRLVTTAASHNRVLIMEVMGRNAGWIALHAAIAGGADVCLIPEIPYDITKVAEKINSRYNKGRGFAIAVVAEGALAKDGTMVYEKPDEVGYENLRLGGIASKIMKELKAAGVEADMRETVLGHLQRGGSPVAYDRILATQFGVKAFELVLEGKFGEMVAYRHPEIIGVPFLEAVDRPNFVQPDSALVSAAKGIGISFGD; encoded by the coding sequence ATGAAGAGAGTTATGGTAGTAACCGGGGGAGGCGACTGTCCTGGTTTAAATGCGGTAATCCGCGGAATCGTTAAAAGAGCAGCACAAGAGAAAGATTGGGAAGTTGTAGGTTGCATCCAAGCTTACGACGGAATTTTAAGAGAGCCAACTGAAATAAAAGTCCTTGACGAAAAATCTGTTGCAGGAATTCACGTTCAAGGAGGTACTATTATTGGCACAACCAATAAGGGAGGCCCCTTTGCTTGGCCTGTAAAGAATGCTGATGGAACTTACTCGTTCATCGACAGATCAGATGAAATGATCAGAAAGATTCAGTACCTTGGAATTGATGCTGTTATATCTATCGGTGGTGATGGATCTCAGAAAATTTCTCAATCCCTATTTGAAAAAGGGCTGAATGTAGTTGGTGTTCCAAAAACAATAGATAACGACCTATCGTCGACTGACTACACTTTTGGTTTTCAAACTGCCGTTCAAATTGCATCAGATGGCATCGATCGTCTTGTAACCACTGCGGCATCTCACAACCGTGTTCTTATCATGGAGGTTATGGGACGCAATGCAGGTTGGATTGCACTTCACGCAGCAATTGCAGGAGGAGCAGACGTGTGCTTGATTCCTGAAATTCCATACGATATTACCAAAGTTGCAGAGAAAATCAACTCTCGCTACAATAAGGGCAGAGGATTTGCCATTGCAGTAGTTGCTGAAGGTGCTCTTGCCAAGGATGGTACAATGGTTTACGAAAAGCCAGATGAAGTTGGCTACGAAAACCTTCGTTTAGGTGGCATTGCCTCAAAAATAATGAAAGAACTAAAGGCTGCTGGAGTTGAAGCGGACATGAGAGAAACAGTTCTTGGACACCTTCAACGCGGAGGTAGCCCTGTTGCCTATGATCGTATTCTTGCAACTCAATTCGGAGTAAAAGCATTTGAGCTTGTTCTTGAAGGCAAGTTTGGTGAAATGGTAGCTTACCGTCACCCTGAAATTATTGGCGTTCCATTCTTAGAGGCGGTAGATCGTCCTAACTTCGTTCAACCAGATAGCGCTTTGGTTTCTGCAGCAAAGGGAATTGGAATATCATTCGGAGATTAA